Sequence from the Helianthus annuus cultivar XRQ/B chromosome 13, HanXRQr2.0-SUNRISE, whole genome shotgun sequence genome:
TATCATGACCTTTGGTATTGCAAACACTGCATGTCCGACTTCTCTTGCCTTTTAGACTAATAATCTTCTCTTTTTGATTTAATCCGCTAATGTGAACCGCGTCTTTTGTTTTCAATACCGGTTGGCACACGGACTATAGGTGGAGCATCAGTGTTTGGTTTCTCGTAACCGATTAACCTTGAATATCGATCAAACTTAGGGTCGATCGGCTTGGTTATGCGAAGTTCATCAACCATTTCTTTCATCTCCCTCATCCGATTCCTGACTATAACTAGATGATCAAAATCTCTCATCAAGTTACCAATAAGATACTCTCCGGTCTGCATTATCTCATATGCAACCTCTTTGGCCTTTTTATGCCCATCATTATCATCAACACTTAAATCAAATATGTTATTTAGATCATTCGGTACCACGTCTTTGGTCTATCTTCTCATAACGTACTTGTTGGGAATTTCTTTCACTTTGAACATCTTGAACACAAAGTATATATGTTTGCACAACAATCCATATTGTTCAAACCTGCGAAAACTGCATGATGCAATTACATCCTCCCCCTTCTTGAAACAAACCtaaacaaaaaaattgaaaattaaaaatcaaGGAAAAAACGCACGTTGTTATGTAATAAGGCATGTTAgctgacgtgaccgtgtcgtcttgatcagtcaaaaacctaattaaacctaggtagctagggtaagtcgggtatcgtatccacgaagagcatgtggcccgttcgattagttagactatttacaaataatgtgcaaagtgattatgaagattgctaattttatttgtttatttggttttgaaaataaatcGGAGTGAACCGACAATTTGATGTTATTCTTAAAACAATGTGTGATTAATTGAAATTGTAATCTAAACTAAAAAGTTGAAACAAGAatccccaactttgttggttggagTGATAAGTTTGGGAGAAGGAGAGATATGACTTTGAGCTTCTTTTGACTCTGACCCGTCTTGCGGTGTCATGTCTCCGCTTGGTTAAAACACTCAATTACTTGCTCCGGAAGTTCCataacctcttccaccacatcaccatcAACATGGTACCATTAGCCAACACCTCTTGGTCTTGTCTAAGTTGAGCCAGTTCTTCGGCGAGTTGACCCACTTTCTTTGCCAAGGCTTCATGAACTTTATCTCTCACCTCAAATTCCTTTTTCAGTTCCATTTTAATCTCTTGATTTGAAGTGATGATGGCATTCATGGCATTCATGATTGCATCGAGCTTGGAACTTATTAAATCTTGAGGTTCCTCAGATGCCGGTTGAGGGTATTCATTATAATAGTCATCATACTCCTCCCGGTAACTTGAGAAATTTGGCAATTCGGGTTCATAGTTGTATTCTTGATAATGAAGTGGTGGTGGATTATCGTATGGATAATATGAAGATGGACCATTGAAATCTTCATAATCCGCCCTCCTATATTCATACAGTCCGCTGAGGTAGTCTTCCCGATCCTTGTAGGCTTGAACTTTTTCGTGGAAAACAGAGCAATCCTCTAAATAATGCTCTCCACTTCCGCAACACTCACAGGGATCATCATCCACCCAATTCATATTGAAAAGTAACTCCTGCAAAACATGTACCTGCACACACAAGCTCGACCACCCAAAGTAAAATCATGAATATAcaagaaagaaaaaaaactaaacaaaaatCAAACTTGCAATGAAATACTAACcgcactagctccccggcaacaacgccattttgacgtgaccgtgtcgtctcgatcagtcaaaaacccaattaaatctaggtagctagggtaagtcgggtatcgtatccacgaacagtatgtggtcagtatcgcacgacccgtttgattagttagactatttacaaataatgtacaaagtgattatgaagattgctaattttatttgtttatttggttttgaaaataaatcGGAGTGAACTGACAATTTGATGTTATTCTTAAAACAATGTGTTATTAATTGAAATTGTAATCTAAACTAAAAACTTGAAACAAGAATTAGGAATACGGATCACACCCGGTTCGATAATTGCAAGACcaagggttcctacatgttttaacttgattcaattgcatatagtgattaacggactactatcacgaagcttaggtgccaattgctatctacgtcatagacaacggaccacaatgcacttcattacctcggacatgtaaatccCAACCTAAGATAAGGCATAATTGTACATAACCATTTTGCAAAGTTATAACTTTatcatcgttcgacaattcacgaattcggaacaaatgcaagacaattatccaaggttcaaatactaaacaatttgtcacaaaatcaaatcaaaaatttttttttttggtatcaAATTTCAAAATATTCCATTCCAaacatcagggcaaattacataaggatagcaggtagacgagcaacaaactgggGTGAAAACGAAGAtactagccgctcatggttgggtGGACGCGATCACCGGCCGACGAACACGAACACGGAGCCATTACCTTGAGCCTTGAGGAGTGGTGGAGGTTAGGGTTTGAAGGTTTGATGAGAATGATTGAAGATGATGGAAATGGTGATTGTAGAATGGATTAGGGTTCTAGGTTAGAGGTGAACGGTAGTTGGTGTTAGAGATGATTGGGAATAGGTTAGATCATTAGGAATGATCCCCTCTAGTGTTTTTTAACTCCCTTTTCCAAAATTGattttttctctcaaaaaatCCTGTTTTTACTAATCAGCCGGTGTGCATCAGATAATGCGTCAATTTCTGGCCCTTCAAAACCTTATATTTTGATTTGTCTCGTCGAGCTACCCCAAATGCATATATTATAAGTCCTGAAACTCATTTTCTAGCTCAGGATAAGCCAAAATGAAGTTTGGATTGTTTCTGGCGCAGAGTTCAGCTCAGTTTTGcctctttttgcattttcttcAATTATGTTCTCTCTATTATCCTCCCAAAGCTTCGCTAAATCTCCAAAATGCACCTTAAACCAGTCAATGCCTACAAAACACAAACCATGTCAAAGTAGTGTATTCTAGAAAGTAACTTTGTgtaattaaccgaaattaaaaccATTAAGCTATGGAATTTTACCAACCAATCATTAGCTAGTCTAGATAGTGTTACCTCTAATAAACCGTCACCGAGGGCTTTCCAATCCTTTATACTTATTTTCAAGAACGGTTCCTCAATTTTAGTCTCCATAGGAAGGCACTCGGACAATGTTCCATATAACTCTGCCTCTTGATCAGCAAAAATGGACCTGGTGTAAATTTTCATAGCATCATCCTCTAAGGTAATTTCAGACCAGTTATCTGGGGTTGTATTTCTAGAAATATGGTCATTTTTCCGATGGTTGAATCTTTGCACGTCCATTGCACCATCAAAATGGTTAAAAAACTCAACAAGGGTAAGTTGAGAATTCGCCACCTAACAGAAAAAATGGTTTTCGCTCTCTGATCTGGAGGTGGTCCGCATGAGCCCAGACATAGGCTCATGATGATAGAAAGCTGGAATCCACGAAGATCTTATGCCAAACATATCGTCAATCCATTTATTCTCGGTTAGACCGAATTCAATCATTATCAGTTTCCATTCTCTCTCGAACGTTTCTGGCGCAATCGAATCAGTCCATACAATGTCACACATACGTCTTTTGAAGTCTTCGTTGTTACACAACTCATGTCCCACCTATTAAAACAAAGCATTGGAATGAACAAAAATCAGAAATATTTATAATTATTCATgctttttgttaaaaaaaaatgaGTGTAGGAAATAATAACGCATGATGAACTTTTTGTACAAGtgcatataaaaataaaaaatctttATAGTTATTACGCCGGTTGTAATAGTAATAAAGCATGTTGTAGTTGAGCCTAACCTTATCGGCAACTTtcttcattatgtgccacatacaTAATCTGTGCCTACTCTTATCGAACACTGCTTCGATAGATTGTTTCATCGCGGGGTCCTGATCAGTAACGACCACCTTCGGCTGCTTACCAAATGAGTCCAAAAATGATTGTAACAACCATTTGCATGATTCAATGCTTTCGGATGCTAGCAACCCGGCTCCAAGCGTCACATTCCGACAGTGGTTATCAATACCAGTAAAGGGTACAAAAACCATTTTATACCTTTAAAATGATGAAATAAAAagcataaaaaacaaaaaaaatatacaaaaaaataaCAGATAAAACATTAAAGTGAAGACTAACTTGTTGGTTTTGAATGTAGCATCAAACGATATGACATCTCCAAACTCAGCATAGTTATGTTTGCACAAACCATCAGCCCAGAACAAGCCAGTTAATCGTTTGTTTTCATCGACTGAATGAACAAATGAATAATCAACCAGAAACTGCTTTTTATCGGTCAACCTATTGATaaccatatctgcatcatactctcCTATATAGCTATGTATCCTAGCTCTAAAATTCTTGCAGTCGTCTTTTGTTGCGCCAACATTTTCAAAACCTCCGTATCTTTGTCTCATTATATTGAAGGCTTTCACTGGCCCAAGATTCAATGTACCAAGCTCCCATATCATCTTTTATTGTGTTTCGGACAGATGCCAATAAACCGGTGATAAATGCATATCTTTGGGGCACACGAATGAATGATTATGTGATTGAACAAACTTATCAACCTTATACAACACCCCATCCGTCAAACAAAGCTTAATTTGTGCTTTACACCCGGTTCGAATAGTCGGTCTGTTCCTACTTTTATATGGCTTAGACAACTTCGAATAAGGACCATCAAATGCCTGTGGTTTATGACCCTCCTTTGAACACACAAAGTATTTAGTCTTGATAATACCACCACTATGATGTTCACCTCCTTTTCGAGCAGAGAaccctgccttcttggcataTGTCTGATAAAAAATATATGCTTGCTCTATGGAAGTGAATTCCATTCCTATAATAGGAACACATGATGAAGCTACCTTAGGAATATAGAATCTTTCATCTGCACATTttgaaatgacaaaaaaaaacatGAGCTCTAAAACAAGACACACagggaaataaaaaaaaaaagatatcaCGCAAAGAAAAAATCACGCAAGTTGCCTCAATAATAACGCAGGTAGACAAAAAACCAGCCAGTACTGTATACTTCATAATAATAACGCATGTTTGGTGGAATTACATAGGTCTCCTACACTATATAGCTTATAAACATGCGTGATTTATGACACATTCATTTCAAAAAAACTAATTATCAAACAATGATGCACGATCAAATAAAAAACATCAGACAACAATAATTTGGttgatttctggaaaattaaaaTGATTATTTGACAACTTACTGGTCTGATCGTCTAATAGAACGTGGTTGTTTGATGTCAGATTCCTCAAATGCTCTGCAGCATCATGAACGACATGGACTTCAACATCTTCAAATTCAATATCATATGTGTTTCGTGCGTTACTgctctgtggatccatttcaaacAATAAGTGATAGTAACCCTAATCGCACACCTATAACCGCTAATTTGATACtttaaataatggaaaatattTGAAACTGATTCGAATCGTAATTACCGGGATGTAGGAGATAACGAACTCGCATAATTCTCTTGATGTTAGTAAATGTCTGAATTACCCTGCCTCAAGAATGAAAATGTCTAATTTGCACTTAATGAGAAATATTAATCGGTGCCACGCGTTAAGATCTCCTTGTCGCGTACATGAAGTATGATTAGggcttttgtacattatactttctctccctctctctctctctctttctctatatatatatatatatatatatatatatatattactaacCTTTGCTTTTGACCGTTGCAACAGTCTGATTGGTCAAATTCTCATCCCAACCGCGTGATTCAAAACACGCCAAAACCAAAAAATGCTGAAACACGCCCAGGGGGCGGTGGGTGGGTAGTATTGGGCATTTTTGGTggcttttttttgaaaaaaaacacgCCCATTACGGATGGTCTAATGTAATTAGTCATTAAGTTGAAAAGAGAAAGAATTAATAGTTTATCATCATGccctttttatttgtttttaatctTTAAGATCAAAAAATAATTAGTGGAATAGAATCGGTTCTATTGGTTCTTAAATTCTCTTTGAAAACTAAAAGAGAGCTCGAGCTGCTC
This genomic interval carries:
- the LOC110866745 gene encoding protein FAR1-RELATED SEQUENCE 5-like; the encoded protein is MIWELGTLNLGPVKAFNIMRQRYGGFENVGATKDDCKNFRARIHSYIGEYDADMVINRLTDKKQFLVDYSFVHSVDENKRLTGLFWADGLCKHNYAEFGDVISFDATFKTNKYKMVFVPFTGIDNHCRNVTLGAGLLASESIESCKWLLQSFLDSFGKQPKVVVTDQDPAMKQSIEAVFDKSRHRLCMWHIMKKVADKVGHELCNNEDFKRRMCDIVWTDSIAPETFEREWKLIMIEFGLTENKWIDDMFGIRSSWIPAFYHHEPMSGLMRTTSRSESENHFFC